TTGACACGTTTCGCGTAGTTGTGGCTGGACGAGCGATGAGCGATGCTGGTGGAGTCGATAGCCTGAATCTCTCCAGTATCAAACAAGTCTACCGACAGCCGCAACAGCACCCGCCAGACCCGCATCTTCAGCGCCTGCTTCCGGGCACAGACCGTGGTGAAGTCCGGTAATTCCTCGACCGACAGCCCGAGCTTCTCCACGATATCAGGCATTTCACGGAGGATATCGAGGAGTCGGCGGTACGGAAGGTCGAGATATTCACGAAGTCCGTGAATCGCAACGATCACCCAATCGGCGTAGCCACCTTTTCCTTTTCTGAGAGGTGGCTGAGGATCGCATCCGACAGCTTTTTGAGATAATTGGACACATCGTTCGGTGAAGCGAGCCAGTTTGGAGTGCACACCCGACTGTGCTCGCTTCAGTTCCTAGAAATTCCGGTTCTTAGGCAATATTACTAGCGTCTAAACACGGCCTGCGCCCTGTATGCAGCAGGCCCTCTGAAACCTATCACTGTCCGAGGGTTTCAACAAAGCCGTAGAATACGGTTTCAAAGACGCTGAGCCTCGAAGTTTGTTCGCGTCGGTGAGCCGGTCGAAGCCTGATTCTGCTATGGACCCTCGTCCGTCGGTATTGGCGGCTCATGGACTGTCGACTCGATGCGTTCCTTGAAGAAGACGAGTTCCTTGTTGGTGTGGTCGTAGAGCTTGGCCTTCCCGTCGAGAACAGTGGTGAAGAGCTGCTTTAGCAGCTGGCCCCGACGGTTGTTCGGGAAGTCCATCCAGACGGCGTGTGACATCCGAGTCCCGTCCTCGGTTTCTTCGAGTCGAATGGTGCCACCCTCTGGAATACGAACGGTGACGAGTCCGCGAAGGACCGGATAATACGCCGTTCCAGTCCAGACCGCCACGTGTGGATGATCGATGTACTGAAAT
This is a stretch of genomic DNA from Salinigranum rubrum. It encodes these proteins:
- a CDS encoding SRPBCC family protein: MYVTDKAEIVIDASPEEIWDYVTDPVHWTASNPEEHYGLEYDTPDNRPREGATFQQREEVAGMYADLHGRFQYIDHPHVAVWTGTAYYPVLRGLVTVRIPEGGTIRLEETEDGTRMSHAVWMDFPNNRRGQLLKQLFTTVLDGKAKLYDHTNKELVFFKERIESTVHEPPIPTDEGP